One window of the Macaca thibetana thibetana isolate TM-01 chromosome 13, ASM2454274v1, whole genome shotgun sequence genome contains the following:
- the ADGRF3 gene encoding adhesion G-protein coupled receptor F3 isoform X6 translates to MVCSAAPLLLLATTLPLLGSPVAQASQPGQSQAGGESGSGQLLDQQNGAGESALVSVYVHLDFSDKTWPHEVSRTLTLPAASASSSPRPLLTGLRLTTECNVNHEGNFYCACLSGYQWNTSICLHYPPCQSPQNHQPCGCLVFSHPEPGYCQLLPPGEYMSCFEAQGFKWNLHEVVRVPLKATDVARLPDQLSISCATSPGFQLSCCIPSTNLAYTVTWSPGEGSKASSFNESGSQCFVLAVQHCPMTDTVYTCDLQSPGLAPLRVPISITIIQDGDITCPEDTSVLTWNVTKAGHVAQAPCPESKRGIVRRFCAADGVWGPVHSSCTDARLLALFIRAKLLQAGQGSPAEEVPQILAQLPGQAAEASSPSDLLTLLSTMKYLAKAVAKARIQLDRSALKNLLIATDKVLDMDTRSLWTLAQARKPWAGSTLLLAVETLACSLCPQDHPFTFSLPNVLLQSQLFGPTFPADYSISFPTRPPLQAQIPRHSLAPLVRNGTEISITSLVLQKLDHLLPSNYGQGLGDSLYATPGLVLVISIMAGDQAFSQGEVIMDFGNTDGSPHCVFWDHSLFQGRGGWSKEGCQAQAASGSPTARCLCQHLTAFSVLMSPHTVPEEPALALLTQVGLGASILALLVCLGVYRLVWRVVVRNKVSYFRHAALLNMVLCLLAADTCFLGAPFLPPGPRSPLCLAATFLCHFLYLATFFWMLAQALVLAHQLLFVFHQLPKHRVLPLMVLLGYLCPLGLAGVTLGLYLPQGQYLREGECWLDGKGGALYTFVGPVLAIVGVNGLVLAMAMLKLLRPSLSEGPPAEKRQALLGVIKALLILTPIFGLTWGLGLATLLEEVSVVPHYIFTILNTLQGVFILLFGCLMDKKVQEALRKRFCRAQAPSSTISLVSCWLQILSSPSESMSEGIPRPSSEDMGTARS, encoded by the exons ATGGTCTGTTCGGCTGCCCCTCTGCTGCTCCTGGCCACAACTCTTCCCCTGCTGGGGTCACCAGTTGCCCAAGCATCCCAACCT GGACAGAGTCAGGCTGGAGGGGAATCTGGATCTGGGCAGCTCCTGGACCAACAGAATGGAGCAGGAG AATCAGCGCTGGTCTCCGTCTATGTACATCTGGACTTTTCAGATAAGACCTGGCCCCATGAAGTCTCCAGGACCCTGACTCtccctgctgcctcagcttcctcttccccaaggcCTCTTCTCACTGGCCTCAGACTCACAACAG AGTGTAATGTCAACCACGAGGGGAATTTCTATTGTGCTTGCCTCTCTGGCTACCAGTGGAACACCAGCATCTGCCTCCATTACCCTCCTTGTCAAAGCCCCCAGAACCACCAGCCTTGTGGCTGCCTTGTCTTCAGCCATCCTGAACCCGGGTACTGCCAGTTGCTGCCACCTG GTGAGTACATGAGCTGCTTTGAGGCCCAGGGCTTCAAGTGGAACCTGCACGAGGTGGTGAGGGTGCCCTTGAAGGCGACAGATGTGGCTCGACTTCCAGACCAGCTGTCCATCTCCTGTGCCACCTCCCCTGGCTTCCAGCTGAGCTGCTGCATCCCCAGCACAAACCTGGCCTACACCGTGACCTGGAGCCCTGGAGAGGGCAGCAAAG cctcctccttcAACGAGTCAGGCTCTCAGTGCTTTGTGTTGGCTGTTCAGCACTGCCCAATGACTGACACCGTGTACACTTGTGACCTGCAGAGCCCTGGCCTGGCTCCACTCAGGGTCCCCatctccatcaccatcatccagg ATGGGGACATCACCTGCCCTGAGGATACCTCAGTGCTTACCTGGAATGTCACCAAGGCTGGCCACGTGGCACAGGCCCCATGTCCTGAGAGCAAGAGGGGCATAGTGAGGAGGTTTTGTGCAGCTGACGGAGTCTGGGGGCCTGtccacagcagctgcacagaTGCGAGGCTCCTGGCCTTGTTCATTAGAGCCAAG CTGCTGCAGGCAGGCCAGGGCAGTCCTGCTGAGGAGGTACCACAGATCCTGGCACAGCTGCCAGGGCAGGCGGCAGAGGCAAGTTCACCCTCCGACTTACTGACCCTGCTGAGCACCATGAAATACCTGGCCAAGGCGGTGGCAAAGGCCAGAATACAGCTTGACCGCAGCGCCCTGAAG AATCTCCTGATTGCCACAGACAAGGTCCTAGATATGGACACCAGGTCTCTGTGGACCCTGGCCCAAGCCCGGAAGCCCTGGGCAGGCTCAACTCTCCTGCTGGCTGTGGAGACCCTGGCATGCAGCCTGTGCCCACAGGACCACCCCTTCACCTTCAGCTTGCCCAATGTGCTGCTGCAGAGCCAGCTGTTTGGACCCACGTTTCCTGCTGACTACAGCATCTCCTTCCCTACTCGGCCCCCACTGCAGGCTCAGATTCCCAGGCACTCACTGGCCCCACTGGTCCGTAATGGAACTGAAATAAGTATTACTAGCCTGGTGTTGCAAAAACTGGACCACCTTCTGCCTTCAAACTATGGACAAGGGCTGGGGGATTCCCTCTATGCCACTCCTGGCCTGGTCCTTGTCATTTCCATCATGGCAGGCGACCAGGCCTTCAGCCAGGGCGAGGTCATCATGGATTTTGGGAACACGGATggttcccctcactgtgtcttCTGGGATCACAGCCTCTTCCAGGGCAGGGGGGGTTGGTCCAAAGAAGGGTGCCAGGCACAGGCGGCCAGTGGCAGCCCCACTGCTCGGTGCCTCTGCCAGCACCTCACTGCCTTCTCCGTCCTCATGTCCCCACACACTGTTCCGGAAGAACCCGCTCTGGCGCTGCTGACTCAAGTGGGCTTGGGAGCTTCCATACTGGCGCTGCTTGTGTGCCTGGGTGtgtacaggctggtctggagAGTCGTGGTGCGGAACAAGGTCTCCTATTTCCGCCACGCCGCCCTGCTCAACATGGTGCTCTGCTTGCTGGCCGCAGACACTTGCTTCCTAGGcgcccccttcctccctccagggCCCCGAAGCCCGCTCTGCCTGGCTGCCACCTTCCTCTGTCATTTCCTCTACCTGGCCACCTTTTTCTGGATGCTGGCGCAGGCCCTGGTGTTGGCCCACCAGCTGCTCTTTGTCTTTCACCAGCTGCCGAAGCACCGAGTTCTCCCCCTGATGGTGCTTCTGGGCTACCTGTGCCCACTGGGGTTGGCGGGTGTCACCCTGGGGCTCTACCTACCTCAAGGGCAATACCTGAGGGAGGGGGAATGCTGGTTGGATGGGAAGGGAGGGGCGTTATACACCTTCGTGGGGCCAGTGCTGGCTATTGTAGGTGTGAATGGGCTGGTACTAGCCATGGCCATGCTGAAGTTGCTGAGACCTTCGCTGTCAGAGGGACCCCCAGCGGAGAAGCGCCAAGCTCTGCTGGGGGTGATCAAAGCCCTGCTCATTCTCACACCCATCTTTGGCCTCACCTGGGGGCTGGGCCTGGCCACTCTGTTAGAGGAAGTCTCCGTGGTCCCTCATTACATCTTCACCATTCTCAACACCCTCCAG GGTGTCTTCATCCTATTGTTTGGTTGCCTCATGGACAAGAAG GTACAAGAAGCTTTGCGCAAACGCTTCTGCCGTGCCCAAGCCCCCAGCTCCACCATCTCCCTGGTGAGTTGCTGGCTTCAGATCCTCAGCTCTCCCTCCGAGAGCATGTCAGAAGGCATTCCACGGCCTTCCTCAGAGGACATGGGCACAGCCAGAAGTTGA
- the ADGRF3 gene encoding adhesion G-protein coupled receptor F3 isoform X7, which produces MVCSAAPLLLLATTLPLLGSPVAQASQPGQSQAGGESGSGQLLDQQNGAGESALVSVYVHLDFSDKTWPHEVSRTLTLPAASASSSPRPLLTGLRLTTGEYMSCFEAQGFKWNLHEVVRVPLKATDVARLPDQLSISCATSPGFQLSCCIPSTNLAYTVTWSPGEGSKASSFNESGSQCFVLAVQHCPMTDTVYTCDLQSPGLAPLRVPISITIIQDGDITCPEDTSVLTWNVTKAGHVAQAPCPESKRGIVRRFCAADGVWGPVHSSCTDARLLALFIRAKLLQAGQGSPAEEVPQILAQLPGQAAEASSPSDLLTLLSTMKYLAKAVAKARIQLDRSALKNLLIATDKVLDMDTRSLWTLAQARKPWAGSTLLLAVETLACSLCPQDHPFTFSLPNVLLQSQLFGPTFPADYSISFPTRPPLQAQIPRHSLAPLVRNGTEISITSLVLQKLDHLLPSNYGQGLGDSLYATPGLVLVISIMAGDQAFSQGEVIMDFGNTDGSPHCVFWDHSLFQGRGGWSKEGCQAQAASGSPTARCLCQHLTAFSVLMSPHTVPEEPALALLTQVGLGASILALLVCLGVYRLVWRVVVRNKVSYFRHAALLNMVLCLLAADTCFLGAPFLPPGPRSPLCLAATFLCHFLYLATFFWMLAQALVLAHQLLFVFHQLPKHRVLPLMVLLGYLCPLGLAGVTLGLYLPQGQYLREGECWLDGKGGALYTFVGPVLAIVGVNGLVLAMAMLKLLRPSLSEGPPAEKRQALLGVIKALLILTPIFGLTWGLGLATLLEEVSVVPHYIFTILNTLQGVFILLFGCLMDKKVQEALRKRFCRAQAPSSTISLVSCWLQILSSPSESMSEGIPRPSSEDMGTARS; this is translated from the exons ATGGTCTGTTCGGCTGCCCCTCTGCTGCTCCTGGCCACAACTCTTCCCCTGCTGGGGTCACCAGTTGCCCAAGCATCCCAACCT GGACAGAGTCAGGCTGGAGGGGAATCTGGATCTGGGCAGCTCCTGGACCAACAGAATGGAGCAGGAG AATCAGCGCTGGTCTCCGTCTATGTACATCTGGACTTTTCAGATAAGACCTGGCCCCATGAAGTCTCCAGGACCCTGACTCtccctgctgcctcagcttcctcttccccaaggcCTCTTCTCACTGGCCTCAGACTCACAACAG GTGAGTACATGAGCTGCTTTGAGGCCCAGGGCTTCAAGTGGAACCTGCACGAGGTGGTGAGGGTGCCCTTGAAGGCGACAGATGTGGCTCGACTTCCAGACCAGCTGTCCATCTCCTGTGCCACCTCCCCTGGCTTCCAGCTGAGCTGCTGCATCCCCAGCACAAACCTGGCCTACACCGTGACCTGGAGCCCTGGAGAGGGCAGCAAAG cctcctccttcAACGAGTCAGGCTCTCAGTGCTTTGTGTTGGCTGTTCAGCACTGCCCAATGACTGACACCGTGTACACTTGTGACCTGCAGAGCCCTGGCCTGGCTCCACTCAGGGTCCCCatctccatcaccatcatccagg ATGGGGACATCACCTGCCCTGAGGATACCTCAGTGCTTACCTGGAATGTCACCAAGGCTGGCCACGTGGCACAGGCCCCATGTCCTGAGAGCAAGAGGGGCATAGTGAGGAGGTTTTGTGCAGCTGACGGAGTCTGGGGGCCTGtccacagcagctgcacagaTGCGAGGCTCCTGGCCTTGTTCATTAGAGCCAAG CTGCTGCAGGCAGGCCAGGGCAGTCCTGCTGAGGAGGTACCACAGATCCTGGCACAGCTGCCAGGGCAGGCGGCAGAGGCAAGTTCACCCTCCGACTTACTGACCCTGCTGAGCACCATGAAATACCTGGCCAAGGCGGTGGCAAAGGCCAGAATACAGCTTGACCGCAGCGCCCTGAAG AATCTCCTGATTGCCACAGACAAGGTCCTAGATATGGACACCAGGTCTCTGTGGACCCTGGCCCAAGCCCGGAAGCCCTGGGCAGGCTCAACTCTCCTGCTGGCTGTGGAGACCCTGGCATGCAGCCTGTGCCCACAGGACCACCCCTTCACCTTCAGCTTGCCCAATGTGCTGCTGCAGAGCCAGCTGTTTGGACCCACGTTTCCTGCTGACTACAGCATCTCCTTCCCTACTCGGCCCCCACTGCAGGCTCAGATTCCCAGGCACTCACTGGCCCCACTGGTCCGTAATGGAACTGAAATAAGTATTACTAGCCTGGTGTTGCAAAAACTGGACCACCTTCTGCCTTCAAACTATGGACAAGGGCTGGGGGATTCCCTCTATGCCACTCCTGGCCTGGTCCTTGTCATTTCCATCATGGCAGGCGACCAGGCCTTCAGCCAGGGCGAGGTCATCATGGATTTTGGGAACACGGATggttcccctcactgtgtcttCTGGGATCACAGCCTCTTCCAGGGCAGGGGGGGTTGGTCCAAAGAAGGGTGCCAGGCACAGGCGGCCAGTGGCAGCCCCACTGCTCGGTGCCTCTGCCAGCACCTCACTGCCTTCTCCGTCCTCATGTCCCCACACACTGTTCCGGAAGAACCCGCTCTGGCGCTGCTGACTCAAGTGGGCTTGGGAGCTTCCATACTGGCGCTGCTTGTGTGCCTGGGTGtgtacaggctggtctggagAGTCGTGGTGCGGAACAAGGTCTCCTATTTCCGCCACGCCGCCCTGCTCAACATGGTGCTCTGCTTGCTGGCCGCAGACACTTGCTTCCTAGGcgcccccttcctccctccagggCCCCGAAGCCCGCTCTGCCTGGCTGCCACCTTCCTCTGTCATTTCCTCTACCTGGCCACCTTTTTCTGGATGCTGGCGCAGGCCCTGGTGTTGGCCCACCAGCTGCTCTTTGTCTTTCACCAGCTGCCGAAGCACCGAGTTCTCCCCCTGATGGTGCTTCTGGGCTACCTGTGCCCACTGGGGTTGGCGGGTGTCACCCTGGGGCTCTACCTACCTCAAGGGCAATACCTGAGGGAGGGGGAATGCTGGTTGGATGGGAAGGGAGGGGCGTTATACACCTTCGTGGGGCCAGTGCTGGCTATTGTAGGTGTGAATGGGCTGGTACTAGCCATGGCCATGCTGAAGTTGCTGAGACCTTCGCTGTCAGAGGGACCCCCAGCGGAGAAGCGCCAAGCTCTGCTGGGGGTGATCAAAGCCCTGCTCATTCTCACACCCATCTTTGGCCTCACCTGGGGGCTGGGCCTGGCCACTCTGTTAGAGGAAGTCTCCGTGGTCCCTCATTACATCTTCACCATTCTCAACACCCTCCAG GGTGTCTTCATCCTATTGTTTGGTTGCCTCATGGACAAGAAG GTACAAGAAGCTTTGCGCAAACGCTTCTGCCGTGCCCAAGCCCCCAGCTCCACCATCTCCCTGGTGAGTTGCTGGCTTCAGATCCTCAGCTCTCCCTCCGAGAGCATGTCAGAAGGCATTCCACGGCCTTCCTCAGAGGACATGGGCACAGCCAGAAGTTGA
- the ADGRF3 gene encoding adhesion G-protein coupled receptor F3 isoform X10, translating to MTTRKPSAHSAATPGYEAVAHQHRTGWARMGRTGLAEKGQSQAGGESGSGQLLDQQNGAGESALVSVYVHLDFSDKTWPHEVSRTLTLPAASASSSPRPLLTGLRLTTECNVNHEGNFYCACLSGYQWNTSICLHYPPCQSPQNHQPCGCLVFSHPEPGYCQLLPPVPGTLSLNSQLQMPGDTLSLTLLLSQEATDLSWFLRHPGSPSPILLQPGTQVSVTSSHGQAALSVSNMSHHWAGEYMSCFEAQGFKWNLHEVVRVPLKATDVARLPDQLSISCATSPGFQLSCCIPSTNLAYTVTWSPGEGSKASSFNESGSQCFVLAVQHCPMTDTVYTCDLQSPGLAPLRVPISITIIQDGDITCPEDTSVLTWNVTKAGHVAQAPCPESKRGIVRRFCAADGVWGPVHSSCTDARLLALFIRAKLLQAGQGSPAEEVPQILAQLPGQAAEASSPSDLLTLLSTMKYLAKAVAKARIQLDRSALKNLLIATDKVLDMDTRSLWTLAQARKPWAGSTLLLAVETLACSLCPQDHPFTFSLPNVLLQSQLFGPTFPADYSISFPTRPPLQAQIPRHSLAPLVRNGTEISITSLVLQKLDHLLPSNYGQGLGDSLYATPGLVLVISIMAGDQAFSQGEVIMDFGNTDGSPHCVFWDHSLFQGRGGWSKEGCQAQAASGSPTARCLCQHLTAFSVLMSPHTVPEEPALALLTQVGLGASILALLVCLGVYRLVWRVVVRNKVSYFRHAALLNMVLCLLAADTCFLGAPFLPPGPRSPLCLAATFLCHFLYLATFFWMLAQALVLAHQLLFVFHQLPKHRVLPLMVLLGYLCPLGLAGVTLGLYLPQGQYLREGECWLDGKGGALYTFVGPVLAIVGVNGLVLAMAMLKLLRPSLSEGPPAEKRQALLGVIKALLILTPIFGLTWGLGLATLLEEVSVVPHYIFTILNTLQGVFILLFGCLMDKKVQEALRKRFCRAQAPSSTISLSTNEGYILEHSKGGSDTARKTDASE from the exons GGACAGAGTCAGGCTGGAGGGGAATCTGGATCTGGGCAGCTCCTGGACCAACAGAATGGAGCAGGAG AATCAGCGCTGGTCTCCGTCTATGTACATCTGGACTTTTCAGATAAGACCTGGCCCCATGAAGTCTCCAGGACCCTGACTCtccctgctgcctcagcttcctcttccccaaggcCTCTTCTCACTGGCCTCAGACTCACAACAG AGTGTAATGTCAACCACGAGGGGAATTTCTATTGTGCTTGCCTCTCTGGCTACCAGTGGAACACCAGCATCTGCCTCCATTACCCTCCTTGTCAAAGCCCCCAGAACCACCAGCCTTGTGGCTGCCTTGTCTTCAGCCATCCTGAACCCGGGTACTGCCAGTTGCTGCCACCTG TCCCCGGGACCCTCAGCCTGAACTCCCAGCTGCAGATGCCTGGTGACACACTGAGCCTGACTCTTCTGCTGAGCCAGGAGGCCACCGACCTGAGCTGGTTCCTGAGGCACCCAGGGAGCCCCAGTCCCATCCTCCTGCAGCCAGGGACACAGGTGTCTGTGACTTCCAGCCACGGCCAGGCTGCCCTCAGTGTCTCCAACATGTCCCATCACTGGGCAG GTGAGTACATGAGCTGCTTTGAGGCCCAGGGCTTCAAGTGGAACCTGCACGAGGTGGTGAGGGTGCCCTTGAAGGCGACAGATGTGGCTCGACTTCCAGACCAGCTGTCCATCTCCTGTGCCACCTCCCCTGGCTTCCAGCTGAGCTGCTGCATCCCCAGCACAAACCTGGCCTACACCGTGACCTGGAGCCCTGGAGAGGGCAGCAAAG cctcctccttcAACGAGTCAGGCTCTCAGTGCTTTGTGTTGGCTGTTCAGCACTGCCCAATGACTGACACCGTGTACACTTGTGACCTGCAGAGCCCTGGCCTGGCTCCACTCAGGGTCCCCatctccatcaccatcatccagg ATGGGGACATCACCTGCCCTGAGGATACCTCAGTGCTTACCTGGAATGTCACCAAGGCTGGCCACGTGGCACAGGCCCCATGTCCTGAGAGCAAGAGGGGCATAGTGAGGAGGTTTTGTGCAGCTGACGGAGTCTGGGGGCCTGtccacagcagctgcacagaTGCGAGGCTCCTGGCCTTGTTCATTAGAGCCAAG CTGCTGCAGGCAGGCCAGGGCAGTCCTGCTGAGGAGGTACCACAGATCCTGGCACAGCTGCCAGGGCAGGCGGCAGAGGCAAGTTCACCCTCCGACTTACTGACCCTGCTGAGCACCATGAAATACCTGGCCAAGGCGGTGGCAAAGGCCAGAATACAGCTTGACCGCAGCGCCCTGAAG AATCTCCTGATTGCCACAGACAAGGTCCTAGATATGGACACCAGGTCTCTGTGGACCCTGGCCCAAGCCCGGAAGCCCTGGGCAGGCTCAACTCTCCTGCTGGCTGTGGAGACCCTGGCATGCAGCCTGTGCCCACAGGACCACCCCTTCACCTTCAGCTTGCCCAATGTGCTGCTGCAGAGCCAGCTGTTTGGACCCACGTTTCCTGCTGACTACAGCATCTCCTTCCCTACTCGGCCCCCACTGCAGGCTCAGATTCCCAGGCACTCACTGGCCCCACTGGTCCGTAATGGAACTGAAATAAGTATTACTAGCCTGGTGTTGCAAAAACTGGACCACCTTCTGCCTTCAAACTATGGACAAGGGCTGGGGGATTCCCTCTATGCCACTCCTGGCCTGGTCCTTGTCATTTCCATCATGGCAGGCGACCAGGCCTTCAGCCAGGGCGAGGTCATCATGGATTTTGGGAACACGGATggttcccctcactgtgtcttCTGGGATCACAGCCTCTTCCAGGGCAGGGGGGGTTGGTCCAAAGAAGGGTGCCAGGCACAGGCGGCCAGTGGCAGCCCCACTGCTCGGTGCCTCTGCCAGCACCTCACTGCCTTCTCCGTCCTCATGTCCCCACACACTGTTCCGGAAGAACCCGCTCTGGCGCTGCTGACTCAAGTGGGCTTGGGAGCTTCCATACTGGCGCTGCTTGTGTGCCTGGGTGtgtacaggctggtctggagAGTCGTGGTGCGGAACAAGGTCTCCTATTTCCGCCACGCCGCCCTGCTCAACATGGTGCTCTGCTTGCTGGCCGCAGACACTTGCTTCCTAGGcgcccccttcctccctccagggCCCCGAAGCCCGCTCTGCCTGGCTGCCACCTTCCTCTGTCATTTCCTCTACCTGGCCACCTTTTTCTGGATGCTGGCGCAGGCCCTGGTGTTGGCCCACCAGCTGCTCTTTGTCTTTCACCAGCTGCCGAAGCACCGAGTTCTCCCCCTGATGGTGCTTCTGGGCTACCTGTGCCCACTGGGGTTGGCGGGTGTCACCCTGGGGCTCTACCTACCTCAAGGGCAATACCTGAGGGAGGGGGAATGCTGGTTGGATGGGAAGGGAGGGGCGTTATACACCTTCGTGGGGCCAGTGCTGGCTATTGTAGGTGTGAATGGGCTGGTACTAGCCATGGCCATGCTGAAGTTGCTGAGACCTTCGCTGTCAGAGGGACCCCCAGCGGAGAAGCGCCAAGCTCTGCTGGGGGTGATCAAAGCCCTGCTCATTCTCACACCCATCTTTGGCCTCACCTGGGGGCTGGGCCTGGCCACTCTGTTAGAGGAAGTCTCCGTGGTCCCTCATTACATCTTCACCATTCTCAACACCCTCCAG GGTGTCTTCATCCTATTGTTTGGTTGCCTCATGGACAAGAAG GTACAAGAAGCTTTGCGCAAACGCTTCTGCCGTGCCCAAGCCCCCAGCTCCACCATCTCCCTG TCCACAAATGAAGGCTACATCTTGGAACACAGCAAAGGAGGAAGTGACACTGCCAG GAAGACAGATGCTTCAGAGTGA
- the ADGRF3 gene encoding adhesion G-protein coupled receptor F3 isoform X11: MTTRKPSAHSAATPGYEAVAHQHRTGWARMGRTGLAEKGQSQAGGESGSGQLLDQQNGAGESALVSVYVHLDFSDKTWPHEVSRTLTLPAASASSSPRPLLTGLRLTTGEYMSCFEAQGFKWNLHEVVRVPLKATDVARLPDQLSISCATSPGFQLSCCIPSTNLAYTVTWSPGEGSKASSFNESGSQCFVLAVQHCPMTDTVYTCDLQSPGLAPLRVPISITIIQDGDITCPEDTSVLTWNVTKAGHVAQAPCPESKRGIVRRFCAADGVWGPVHSSCTDARLLALFIRAKLLQAGQGSPAEEVPQILAQLPGQAAEASSPSDLLTLLSTMKYLAKAVAKARIQLDRSALKNLLIATDKVLDMDTRSLWTLAQARKPWAGSTLLLAVETLACSLCPQDHPFTFSLPNVLLQSQLFGPTFPADYSISFPTRPPLQAQIPRHSLAPLVRNGTEISITSLVLQKLDHLLPSNYGQGLGDSLYATPGLVLVISIMAGDQAFSQGEVIMDFGNTDGSPHCVFWDHSLFQGRGGWSKEGCQAQAASGSPTARCLCQHLTAFSVLMSPHTVPEEPALALLTQVGLGASILALLVCLGVYRLVWRVVVRNKVSYFRHAALLNMVLCLLAADTCFLGAPFLPPGPRSPLCLAATFLCHFLYLATFFWMLAQALVLAHQLLFVFHQLPKHRVLPLMVLLGYLCPLGLAGVTLGLYLPQGQYLREGECWLDGKGGALYTFVGPVLAIVGVNGLVLAMAMLKLLRPSLSEGPPAEKRQALLGVIKALLILTPIFGLTWGLGLATLLEEVSVVPHYIFTILNTLQGVFILLFGCLMDKKVQEALRKRFCRAQAPSSTISLSTNEGYILEHSKGGSDTARKTDASE; this comes from the exons GGACAGAGTCAGGCTGGAGGGGAATCTGGATCTGGGCAGCTCCTGGACCAACAGAATGGAGCAGGAG AATCAGCGCTGGTCTCCGTCTATGTACATCTGGACTTTTCAGATAAGACCTGGCCCCATGAAGTCTCCAGGACCCTGACTCtccctgctgcctcagcttcctcttccccaaggcCTCTTCTCACTGGCCTCAGACTCACAACAG GTGAGTACATGAGCTGCTTTGAGGCCCAGGGCTTCAAGTGGAACCTGCACGAGGTGGTGAGGGTGCCCTTGAAGGCGACAGATGTGGCTCGACTTCCAGACCAGCTGTCCATCTCCTGTGCCACCTCCCCTGGCTTCCAGCTGAGCTGCTGCATCCCCAGCACAAACCTGGCCTACACCGTGACCTGGAGCCCTGGAGAGGGCAGCAAAG cctcctccttcAACGAGTCAGGCTCTCAGTGCTTTGTGTTGGCTGTTCAGCACTGCCCAATGACTGACACCGTGTACACTTGTGACCTGCAGAGCCCTGGCCTGGCTCCACTCAGGGTCCCCatctccatcaccatcatccagg ATGGGGACATCACCTGCCCTGAGGATACCTCAGTGCTTACCTGGAATGTCACCAAGGCTGGCCACGTGGCACAGGCCCCATGTCCTGAGAGCAAGAGGGGCATAGTGAGGAGGTTTTGTGCAGCTGACGGAGTCTGGGGGCCTGtccacagcagctgcacagaTGCGAGGCTCCTGGCCTTGTTCATTAGAGCCAAG CTGCTGCAGGCAGGCCAGGGCAGTCCTGCTGAGGAGGTACCACAGATCCTGGCACAGCTGCCAGGGCAGGCGGCAGAGGCAAGTTCACCCTCCGACTTACTGACCCTGCTGAGCACCATGAAATACCTGGCCAAGGCGGTGGCAAAGGCCAGAATACAGCTTGACCGCAGCGCCCTGAAG AATCTCCTGATTGCCACAGACAAGGTCCTAGATATGGACACCAGGTCTCTGTGGACCCTGGCCCAAGCCCGGAAGCCCTGGGCAGGCTCAACTCTCCTGCTGGCTGTGGAGACCCTGGCATGCAGCCTGTGCCCACAGGACCACCCCTTCACCTTCAGCTTGCCCAATGTGCTGCTGCAGAGCCAGCTGTTTGGACCCACGTTTCCTGCTGACTACAGCATCTCCTTCCCTACTCGGCCCCCACTGCAGGCTCAGATTCCCAGGCACTCACTGGCCCCACTGGTCCGTAATGGAACTGAAATAAGTATTACTAGCCTGGTGTTGCAAAAACTGGACCACCTTCTGCCTTCAAACTATGGACAAGGGCTGGGGGATTCCCTCTATGCCACTCCTGGCCTGGTCCTTGTCATTTCCATCATGGCAGGCGACCAGGCCTTCAGCCAGGGCGAGGTCATCATGGATTTTGGGAACACGGATggttcccctcactgtgtcttCTGGGATCACAGCCTCTTCCAGGGCAGGGGGGGTTGGTCCAAAGAAGGGTGCCAGGCACAGGCGGCCAGTGGCAGCCCCACTGCTCGGTGCCTCTGCCAGCACCTCACTGCCTTCTCCGTCCTCATGTCCCCACACACTGTTCCGGAAGAACCCGCTCTGGCGCTGCTGACTCAAGTGGGCTTGGGAGCTTCCATACTGGCGCTGCTTGTGTGCCTGGGTGtgtacaggctggtctggagAGTCGTGGTGCGGAACAAGGTCTCCTATTTCCGCCACGCCGCCCTGCTCAACATGGTGCTCTGCTTGCTGGCCGCAGACACTTGCTTCCTAGGcgcccccttcctccctccagggCCCCGAAGCCCGCTCTGCCTGGCTGCCACCTTCCTCTGTCATTTCCTCTACCTGGCCACCTTTTTCTGGATGCTGGCGCAGGCCCTGGTGTTGGCCCACCAGCTGCTCTTTGTCTTTCACCAGCTGCCGAAGCACCGAGTTCTCCCCCTGATGGTGCTTCTGGGCTACCTGTGCCCACTGGGGTTGGCGGGTGTCACCCTGGGGCTCTACCTACCTCAAGGGCAATACCTGAGGGAGGGGGAATGCTGGTTGGATGGGAAGGGAGGGGCGTTATACACCTTCGTGGGGCCAGTGCTGGCTATTGTAGGTGTGAATGGGCTGGTACTAGCCATGGCCATGCTGAAGTTGCTGAGACCTTCGCTGTCAGAGGGACCCCCAGCGGAGAAGCGCCAAGCTCTGCTGGGGGTGATCAAAGCCCTGCTCATTCTCACACCCATCTTTGGCCTCACCTGGGGGCTGGGCCTGGCCACTCTGTTAGAGGAAGTCTCCGTGGTCCCTCATTACATCTTCACCATTCTCAACACCCTCCAG GGTGTCTTCATCCTATTGTTTGGTTGCCTCATGGACAAGAAG GTACAAGAAGCTTTGCGCAAACGCTTCTGCCGTGCCCAAGCCCCCAGCTCCACCATCTCCCTG TCCACAAATGAAGGCTACATCTTGGAACACAGCAAAGGAGGAAGTGACACTGCCAG GAAGACAGATGCTTCAGAGTGA